Proteins from a genomic interval of Sinobacterium norvegicum:
- a CDS encoding SDR family oxidoreductase, whose product MNAKIILITGCSSGIGKATVEHAASRGHTVLASAPAAELLDDIPDQAAAKYVIDVCDEASISHAVASAIETYGRIDVLINNAGYCQAGPVELVSAEKAQRQFAVNVLGPLAMIRHVTPHMRQAGSGCIINLSSLMGMMSLPLLGIYSASKHAVEGFNDSLRMELKDFNIDVVLVEPGFIKTNLTATAIEQSDAGWLQDDSNPYRELLASSEKKSADIGPIEGQASDVAEVLVKALESRSPKARYKVTAVGKLLPLIAKIMPAKWLDRLLMQMMT is encoded by the coding sequence GTGAACGCTAAAATTATTTTAATCACAGGCTGCTCATCGGGCATCGGTAAGGCGACGGTGGAGCATGCCGCCAGCCGAGGTCACACCGTGCTGGCCAGCGCCCCTGCGGCGGAGTTGTTAGATGATATACCCGACCAGGCTGCGGCCAAATACGTCATCGATGTGTGTGATGAGGCTTCTATCAGCCATGCCGTGGCATCTGCCATCGAGACCTATGGCCGTATCGATGTGCTGATCAACAACGCCGGTTACTGCCAGGCGGGGCCCGTCGAGCTGGTCAGCGCCGAAAAGGCCCAGCGCCAATTTGCCGTCAATGTACTGGGGCCGCTGGCGATGATCCGCCACGTCACCCCGCATATGCGCCAAGCCGGCAGCGGCTGTATTATTAATCTATCGTCGTTGATGGGCATGATGAGCCTGCCCTTGCTCGGTATCTATAGCGCCTCTAAACATGCGGTTGAGGGTTTTAATGACTCGCTGCGGATGGAACTCAAGGATTTCAACATTGATGTGGTATTAGTCGAGCCGGGCTTTATCAAAACCAATCTGACCGCCACCGCCATCGAGCAGAGCGACGCCGGCTGGTTGCAAGATGACAGCAACCCCTACCGCGAATTACTGGCCAGCAGCGAGAAGAAATCCGCCGACATCGGCCCCATCGAAGGCCAGGCCAGTGATGTCGCCGAGGTGCTTGTAAAGGCGCTAGAGAGCCGGTCACCGAAGGCCCGCTACAAGGTGACCGCTGTCGGTAAGCTGCTGCCGCTGATCGCCAAGATTATGCCCGCCAAGTGGCTGGACCGCTTACTGATGCAGATGATGACCTAA